In Mercurialis annua linkage group LG5, ddMerAnnu1.2, whole genome shotgun sequence, a single genomic region encodes these proteins:
- the LOC126679724 gene encoding uncharacterized protein LOC126679724 encodes MSDEGPKLYANKPKKAQIKQFQESAPSTTASASYKMGSQSTAPPPPPPQPPKESFARRYKFIWPLLLSVNLAAGAYLFLRTKKKDPEEEELPNSVPSTPVSATPTTTTASEIEKHNTPPAISEPVKPREPVPENQQRELYKWMLEEKRKLKPKNPEEKKRIDEEKAVLKQFLRAKSVPTV; translated from the exons ATGAGCGACGAGGGTCCTAAGCTTTACGCCAACAAACCCAAAAAAG CTcaaatcaaacaatttcaagAATCAGCACCATCAACAACAGCATCTGCATCATACAAGATGGGCTCTCAGTCCACTGCTCCGCCGCCGCCCCCACCTCAGCCGCCAAAGGAATCTTTTGCCAGGCGTTACAAGTTTATTTGGCCTCTTCTCTTGTCTGTCAATCTTGCTGCTGGAG CTTACTTGTTCTTGAGAACTAAGAAAAAGGACCCAGAGGAAGAAGAATTACCAAACAGTGTTCCTTCTACTCCAGTTTCAGCCACCCCTACTACTACAACTGCTTCAGAAATTGAGAAACACAATACACCACCCGCCATTTCCGAACCTGTGAAGCCGCGTGAACCTGTCCCAGAGAATCAACAGCGTGAACTTTATAAGTGGATGTTGGAAGAGAAACGGAAGTTGAAACCCAAAAATCCGGAAGAGAAGAAGCGCATTGATGAAGAGAAAGCTGTTCTCAAACAGTTCCTTCGAGCAAAATCCGTCCCCACTGTTTAG